ACAGCTGGCCGGGCGTGAGGCTCAGGCCCGACTTGGTCTGGCCTTCGCGGCCCACGCAGTAGGCCGCGAGCATGGTGCGAAACGGCGAGAAGCTGGTGCCGCCGCCCACGTCGCTCGCCAGGCCATAACCCATGCCGGCCGCGTCGGCCGCGAGGTAGTCGAAGAAGCCGCTGCCCAGGAACTGGTTGCTGGTCGGGCTCACGGCAGCCGTGGTGCCGGTGCGTGCCATGAGCTCGCGGTCGGCCGTGTCGAGGTGGATGCAGTGCGCGTACACCGCGCGCTGGCGCAACAAGCCGAAGTCGCCGTACACACCCAGGTAGCTGCGCGAATCGGGAAAGAGCTCGGTGGCCCAGCGCACCTCGTCCCGGTTTTCCGCCACGTGCGACTGGATCCACACGTCGCCGTACTTCGCGGCCAATGCGCCCGCGCCGCGCAACTGCTCGGGCGTGCTGGTGGGCGCGAAACGCGGCGTGATGGCGTAGCCCAGCCGGTCCACGCCGTGCCAGCGCTGGATCAGGGCTTCGGTGTCGATCAGGCTCTGCTCGGTCTCGTCGCGCACGCCGTCGGGGCTGTGGCGGTCCTGCAGCACCTTGCCGGTGATGAAGCGCAGGCCGCGCTCGCGCGCTTCCTCGAACGCCGCGTCCACCGAGGCGGGGTGCGAGGTGGCGAAGGTGAGGGCCGTGGTGACACCGTTGCGCGCGAGCTCGTCGAAGAAAAACGCGGCCACTTCGCGGGCGTGCTCGCGCTCGTGGAAGCGCGATTCGTGCGGAAAGGTGTAGTTCTCCAGCCAGGGCAACAGCCCCGCCGCGGGCGCGCCGATCACGTCGGTCTGCGGGTAGTGGATGTGCATGTCGATGAAACCCGGCGCGATCAGCTTGCCGCTCAGGTCTTCCACCGCCACGCCCGGGTAATGGCCGATCAGCGATGCGTGGTCGCCCACGGCGCGCACCACGCGCCGGCCCTGCGCATCGGGCCCGACCACCAGAAGCCCATCGGCATCGAACACGGGAGACTGGTCGTCGGCAAAACGAAGGAGCGAGGCACGGTAGGCTTTCATGGCGCGCAGCTTAACGTTTTGCGCGTGCCGGCTCATACGGCACGGCCGATAGATGCCATGGCGGCACCGTATGCCGTTCAGCGCTCCAGCGAACCTTGAACGCCTTCGGCCAGCCACTTCATGTTGAGGATGTCGGCATCGGTGAGCGACTGGCCTGCCTTCAGCACGGTGCGCCCGGTGTTGTCGCGCAGGTCGGCGTGAGCGCTGAACACCCGGAGCTTGCCCTTGGCCATGTCGGACTGGCGCGCCTGCACTTCCTTGCGCACCTTCTCAGGCACTTTGCTGCCGAAGCTGTCGACGCGGATCATGCCCTCCTTCACACCGCCCCAGAGGCTTTCGCTCTTCCAGGTGCCGTCGATCACGGCCTGCACACGCCGCGTGTAGTAGTCGCCCCAGAGGTGGGTGACGGCGGCGATCTGCGCGTCGGGCGCGACCGAGCGCATGTCGGAGTGGTAGGCCACCGCGAGCTTGCCGCGCTCCTGCGCGGCGACCATCACGGCAGTGGAACCGGTGTGAAAAGCGAGGACCTCGGCGCCCTGGTTCATGAGCGTCATCGCGGCGTCGCGCTCGCGTGGCGGGTTGAACCACTCGCCGAGCCACACCACCTTCACCGTGGCGCGCGGATTCACCGAGCGCATGCCCAGCGTGAAGGCGTTGACGCCCTGCACCACCTCGGGAATGGGGAAACCCGCGATGTAGCCGGCCTGCGTGGCCATGCGTCCTGCGGCCACGCCCGCGAGGTAACGGCCTTCGTAATAACGCGCGTTGGCGGTGGCCACGTTGGGCGCGGTCTTGTAGCCGGTGATGGACTCGAACTTCACGTCTGGAAACTCGCGCGCCACCTTGAGCGTGGGCTCCATGTAACCGAAGCTGGGCGTGAAGATGATGCGGTGGCCTTGCCGCGCCAGATCGCGGATCACGCGCTCGGCGTCCGCACCCTCGGGCACGTTCTCGACGAAATGCGTCTCGACCTTGTGGCCCAGCGCGGCCTGCACGGCCTGGCGGCCCAGTTCGTGCTGGCGCACCCAGCCCGCAGGCGTGAGCGGCGTGACATAGACGAACGCGGCCTTGAGCGGTGCTTGCGCCTGGGTGGACGGGGGGAATAAAAAGCTGGCGGCCGCCAGTGCGCAGGCGCACTGGGCCACGAGGTTTTTGTACATGGTGTTCCTCTACATGGCCCCAAGGAAGAGAAGACACACCGGCCCGGGGGCACGGGACAGCGTGGCGCGGCAACGGCAGACGCCACCGCACGGCAAGCCCGGGATTGTCACCGATGGGACGCTCGGTCGCGCTCAGAGCACCTGTGCGCCCCGGCGCGTGCCACCGATCTGTCACAAAACTTCGGGGAACCCGACATTTTTTCCGGTTACGGATCGCGAACGTGCTGCAACGTTGGCGCGCATCGTTTTTCGACAAGGAGCGTCATGCCCGAATATTCCAGCCACGAACTTTTTTTTCGACTGATGAGCGATCTGGGTCATGAACTGGGCCGCGACGACATCGCCACCGTCGAACCCAGCCGGTTCGACCCGACCGTCATCGAGTTCGAGGTCGAATCCGTTGCCTTTCTGCTCGTTCATGCGCCCGACGACCGCCCGGATCGGTTGACGCTGATCTGCCGCTTTGGAACGCTGCCCGGGCACGAACGGGTCACCATCCTCGAACGCCTGCTTCAGGTGAACTTTTTGCTGGCGGGCTCCGAGATTCATCTGGCAATGGACCCGATGAACGAGGAAGTGGTGCTTATCAGTGGCCACCCCCTGATCGGCGTCACTGCGCACTCCCTGACCAACGCGATGACCATGCTCTCGCAACTGGCCCAACGCTGGCGCCAGGACTTCATGCTGGACACCACGCAACTCTCGACACCGGTCGCCGCGGGGCTGGCCCAACACGTGTGAGAAACATATGAAATCCCTCAGCGACTCACTGACAAGTTTCTTCCAACCCGCTCTGCCCCACGGGCAGACCGCCCCTGGCGGTCAGACTGGCGCGAGTTCCACCGACCCCGACACGAAAACCGGTGGCTTTTTCACCTGGGTCGACGGCGCCAGCGCGAGCGTCACGGGCTTTGCCAATGGCATCTTGGCCGCCGTCACCACGTTCGTCGAAGCGCCGGTGAAAAGCACCACGACCATCCTCTCCAACGGCGACGTCGCCGACGAGGACTCCGTTTCGGTCTCAGAAGAGGAGGTGGTGGTGGTGGCGGAGGAAAAGGGGAAGGGAAATGCAGACCATCCTGGCACCCCAGGGCGCCCGGCGCTCGGCAACGCGCCAGAGAAAGGCACCACGACCACCGTCCCGAACTTCGACTTCGAGGAGAGCGCTTCGGCATCCGGAGACGAGGAGGTGGAGGAAGCGCATGAAAGCGCACCGCCCAAGACCCCGCGTCCATCCCACAGTCCCCTGAGGCACAGCCAACTGCTCGCGGATGTCTACACACCGGACGCCATCGACACCCTGCTGGCGAACTCCAGGGCCCGGAGGAAGGAAGCCGAGCAACGGGAAGCCACCCAGCGTCGTATCGATGCGATCGTCCGTTGGTGGAAGCACGACACATCCCCGCCGCAGGAGATGTTGAAGCGCCTTGAAATAGAGATGGTCGACTTGCGATCGGTCGCCGTGTTGCTCAAGAAGCTGTGCGGTGAAGGATTCATGAGCCCGACCTACGAACCAGCCGTGGCGCTGGTGATCGCAGCCACGAACAGGGAAGATCGATCGCTGCACAGCCTCATCAACGACCACACGCAGGCGTCGCGACAAAACGCGACCAAGGGGGATCTCGAGTCAGACTTGAGACACGTCAGAGCAATGCTGGACGCCTGCGTTCCCAAGTTGAACTTCCAGAACTGGACGGTCCAGGAAGCGTTCAGCGCCATGCGTGTGGCCTGCCCGTGCCCACCCTCCCGGTTGCGCTCTGCGCTGGCTGTCCTGCAGAACGCGAGCACCGGACCCGCCGAGCGGACGCGGCTGGCCAGGGAGTTTCTGGCCGAGATTCGCTACTCGAATCGCGATACCCATGGATCGCCGCAACCCATGACCTTGGCCCAGTACCTGCTGTCCGGCATGAGGAGCACAGCCAATGGGCTGCGCGAGGGCAAGTGCCATTACGCCGCACGCATCGTGGTACAGGGTGGCGCCCTGTATCTGCTGTCGGGCGCCAGTCTCCCGTTGAGGATCGGGTTTGCAGTGCTCGGCACAGGTCTGCCGCAGCTCTATGCGTGCTGGCGCCTCTACGACGTCGAAAGCAGCGAATACAAGGCGGACCCATCCAAGGCCTTCACTTTGGCAAAAATCGTTTCCGTCGCCGGCCCCTTGCTCTTCACGCTCGGGCCTATTGCCGCGGGTGGCGCCATAGGCAGCCCTGCCTTGATGAGTGCGGGCCTCAGCCTCGGCGAGGGGTCCAGCATCAATGCCATCGGTCGGGTGCTTCGACAGGCCGTGCAGTCATGGAGCATGTCCTCCTGGACCGCAGGCATCAGCCTCGTTCATACCGATGGCATCGGGCTGAGCGCCGATGAACAAAGGAGCCTCAATTGCGTGCGAGATGCGTTGTACACCGCCACCAGCATCTTGCTGCTGGTCGTCGGCCCGACCGTTACGCAGGAATGGCTGAAACAGAGCATCGCCGCTTTGAAGGGAACGAACCTGGCACAGAACGCGTTCCTGGATGCCGTGCAGCGCAGCCTGTACGGCGGCTTGAACGAAATGTGCGACGGCTGGAACCCTGACGTGGCGAAGGTGGCTTGCAAGCTGCTTTGGGGAAGGGAATACATCATCCAACCCGGCACGCAACGCAACCCGGGCAAAGATCCTCAGCATTTCTTCAACCAGACCGCTTCGCGCCAGATCACGACCGCGCCCTCGGACATCCTCTCGGCAGCCGCTCATCTCGCCGATGAGTTTGGCGCGCCGCCAGCAGTCGGTATCGCGCTGCGATCGACATCCGCTTTGTTCACCGGCCTGTGGGGAAGCCTGCGGGGCAGGGTGGTCGGCATCGTCAACACCACGGTACCGATCGATCAGGAAGGCTCGCGCAATCCCAGCGGGCTCCTGTCAACGGCCACCAAGACCGTGCAGTCCCTATGGCGCCGTTCCCCGGCGGAGAATCGATCGTGGATGTACAAACGCCCCGCCCCGCCCCCCACACAAAGCGCCCCGCAGGCAACAGGCGAAGACGAAAGCGCCCGTGAGAACAGATTCGACATCTCGGACAGCGCTGACAACGACAACGATGCAGACAACCGGTAGACGCTGCCATCGGGTGGCGGATCGGCATGGCCAACGCCGACCCCAACGCAATTTCGAGGCGGGGATCACAGACCTTTCTGTGCGAAAGCCTCGACCGTCTGTTCAAGCTGTTCGATCCATCGGGCCTTGTCGGCCGCGTCGGCGAAACTGGCCTCCACGCTGTTGCGCGCCAGCGCGATGACGTCCTCACGTGTCAGGTTCAAGGCCTCGACGGTCTGCACGAAGTTGGCGTTCATGTAGCCGCCGAAGTAGGCCGGATCGTCGGAGTTGACGGTGGCGCACAGGCCTGCGTCGAGCAGGCGCTTCATCGGGTGGTCCTTCAGGTCGCGCACCACGCAAAGCTTGAGGTTGGAGAGCGGACACACGGTGAGCGGCACGCGCCTGCGCGCGAGTTCGGCCACCAGTGCCGGGTCTTCGAGCGAGCGCACGCCATGGTCGATGCGCTCGGCCTTCAGGTCGTTCAGGGCTTCCCAGATGTATGCCGGCGGCCCCTCTTCGCCCGCGTGCGCGACGATGCGCAGGTCCAGCTCGCGGCAGCGTGCGAACACACGCGAGAACTTCGAGGGTGGGTGGCCGACTTCGCTCGAA
The sequence above is a segment of the Hydrogenophaga sp. BPS33 genome. Coding sequences within it:
- the guaD gene encoding guanine deaminase, yielding MKAYRASLLRFADDQSPVFDADGLLVVGPDAQGRRVVRAVGDHASLIGHYPGVAVEDLSGKLIAPGFIDMHIHYPQTDVIGAPAAGLLPWLENYTFPHESRFHEREHAREVAAFFFDELARNGVTTALTFATSHPASVDAAFEEARERGLRFITGKVLQDRHSPDGVRDETEQSLIDTEALIQRWHGVDRLGYAITPRFAPTSTPEQLRGAGALAAKYGDVWIQSHVAENRDEVRWATELFPDSRSYLGVYGDFGLLRQRAVYAHCIHLDTADRELMARTGTTAAVSPTSNQFLGSGFFDYLAADAAGMGYGLASDVGGGTSFSPFRTMLAAYCVGREGQTKSGLSLTPGQLWWQHTSGAARALGLDGVVGNLQPGNEADFIVLDPRATPLLARKTQQADSLDELLFALIVLGDDRVVARTVAAGGALR
- a CDS encoding BMP family ABC transporter substrate-binding protein codes for the protein MYKNLVAQCACALAAASFLFPPSTQAQAPLKAAFVYVTPLTPAGWVRQHELGRQAVQAALGHKVETHFVENVPEGADAERVIRDLARQGHRIIFTPSFGYMEPTLKVAREFPDVKFESITGYKTAPNVATANARYYEGRYLAGVAAGRMATQAGYIAGFPIPEVVQGVNAFTLGMRSVNPRATVKVVWLGEWFNPPRERDAAMTLMNQGAEVLAFHTGSTAVMVAAQERGKLAVAYHSDMRSVAPDAQIAAVTHLWGDYYTRRVQAVIDGTWKSESLWGGVKEGMIRVDSFGSKVPEKVRKEVQARQSDMAKGKLRVFSAHADLRDNTGRTVLKAGQSLTDADILNMKWLAEGVQGSLER
- a CDS encoding CesT family type III secretion system chaperone, giving the protein MPEYSSHELFFRLMSDLGHELGRDDIATVEPSRFDPTVIEFEVESVAFLLVHAPDDRPDRLTLICRFGTLPGHERVTILERLLQVNFLLAGSEIHLAMDPMNEEVVLISGHPLIGVTAHSLTNAMTMLSQLAQRWRQDFMLDTTQLSTPVAAGLAQHV
- a CDS encoding adenosine deaminase, with the translated sequence MSTTPAQLAAAIPKAELHIHIEGSLEPELIFALAQRNGLSLPYPSVEALRAAYAFTDLQSFLDIYYAGASVLLHEADFHDMAWAYFLRAKADNVVHAEIFFDPQTHTARGVPIATVVNGLASACDRARTELGIGSALILCFLRHLSEENAFATLEAALPYRPRFIGVGLDSSEVGHPPSKFSRVFARCRELDLRIVAHAGEEGPPAYIWEALNDLKAERIDHGVRSLEDPALVAELARRRVPLTVCPLSNLKLCVVRDLKDHPMKRLLDAGLCATVNSDDPAYFGGYMNANFVQTVEALNLTREDVIALARNSVEASFADAADKARWIEQLEQTVEAFAQKGL